The Miscanthus floridulus cultivar M001 chromosome 6, ASM1932011v1, whole genome shotgun sequence genomic interval aactaaacaaggcgctGATAATGTCAAATTCATTGTTTTGACTAATATGACATTTCTTCTAGCTAACATGACATTACTCGAGCTGTCTGGAAAAAGTACAATTACCTAGGGCCGTCTGACTAGGTGCTACTGTGCTAGCCATAACCTGAACACCTCCCTAGCACCAATTGCTTTTTGAAACATTTACTTAACTACTTACTTTCTGAGAATGAGGTCATAATGGAAAGTACAACTAATAGTTAATAATTTGTAAATGAGTAGTACTGCTATAAACGGTGCCACCTATGCAGCGTCAGGGTTTTTCTCTAGGCTAACTTCATTTTGAACACTGTTAAAGGCTTAAGGGACCAGGGGAAAAAAATCAAAACAGAAGTACCGGAGCAGGAAGTCATATAGGAGCGATGTTAGGCAGCTCTCCCTTTGTTTGTAAATGTATGATGATACCGTAGAAAGTGTGCAGTGAAGCCTCTAACTTTGACCACTCATTAAGAAAGCCGTTTGAATTCTTCACATGAAGACAACACCGTTCAATTTATTGTGGGGAAGTATGTTTATATTGATCTCATATACAAAGTAGCGGTCAAAATTTTCATATTGAGAATCATCTCAATGTCGAAAATGTCATACATTTACCAATGGAGAGAATAACTGCAATTCAGGTACTATATTATATTAGTTTGATGGAATAAAATAAAGTCATTTGCCTTTTATTGTGGCGAGTTGCAACACTCTTCTACTGTTTCTGACTTTCTTGCATTTTATGGTTACATGGGATTGCTCTTAGTTCTGGACCGTAGTTGTTTAAGTTGCTGGAATGGCAGTGGATGCTAGGTAGTGAGCATTGGGATTGCTTAACTGGGAAAGGGAAATGTTTGTTAGCGCTTAGTTTTGGCCTTTTTTGGGGGACAACAGTTCTACAAGTTCAATGTTAAGTATGTTTCGTATGAATATTCAGTTATTGTGTGATAGACTGTGCTGGCAGTTGTGACATTATTTGTGCTTTTTAATTGTTTTCATGGCTGGAAGCCTGGAAATAGGTAGACTttggaaatgttttttttttaattccagGAAAGTGTAATTGGGCTGTTAATCATTATTCTCCTTAGATTGGGTTGACTGATGAAATTGTAGCTGTGAACATTATCACACTTTTCTCAAGAGGGATTAAGCAAAAAATTGCCTGCTTATGGCTTACGGTGTAATGAGCAACTGAGCATGCCCCAGCGTGTTCTACAACTGCATGCAGGTTTTAGCGCTGTAGTTTCTATTGATTCAGTTTCGTAGTGCCAACAGGCTTTGTCATAATGCCACCTGCCAGCGGATGGTAatatttaatgcttcatcatATAATATAATATAGTACCTGAATTGCATGTGTACTGACTGTTTCTTGCCCCCTCTAAACAGGCGCATGTTTGGTGCGAGGAAGTTATGGGATGCTAAAGACGATCAAGCTTGGGTGCATGACAGATTTGAGGAGATGAACTTGCATGATGATCGCTATGAAGTAATTGCTCAAGGCCCTTCGTATGCAAAACCAAGCTCATCTTTTGCTGCTAAACAAATCTTAAGGGTGCAAAAATCTTTTCTTGCAGGACCAGCGGATGTCAAGAGGCCGTTTTAGAGGTCGTGGTGGTCGAGGTAAAGCAAGAGGTGGTGGCCGTGGTTTCTCCAGAGGTGGAAAGCAGCGCAATTACCATGAAGATGGCAACAACCAAAACCGCCCCCCAAAGGTAGTGAGAGGGAGAGGACCTCGGCGTTATGAAGCTGTTGCAAGGAACAGCAGAGAGGTTGTTGGATCCCAACGAAAACAGTGAGTGATAACTATCTTGGGACACAAATATTTTTAGTCACTGGCTCACTAAGTTCACTTACACAGTTTTCTCATTGTTTGTTCAGAGCAGCTAGATTTCAAGAACCTGCTCCAAATGCTGCAGCAGCCAGAGATTCTGGTCAAGTTTCGCATGCACAGCCAGAGGCTGCCCCTCCCAAAAAGAATGTCATCAGTTCAAGCCTAAATTCTGCGTCCCCACCATTTTATCCCTCTGGTGCATCTACTCAAGATTTTTCAGCAGCAGCTCAAAGGAGGGACCTACAAACAAGGGGTTCTAATAAGATTCCTCCATCTTCCATGAAGATGGATGATAACTCAAAGCTACAATCTGGTTCAATGGTTAGAGGGAGAACATCCATGGATTATGGTGGGCGTGATAGGTTTCATGCTGATGGTCCTGTTAGGTCATCCCCTGGAAGGGTGCCGACGACGTCACTGAATTCAGGATTCACATCATCGGTTAATCCTGGCCAATCCCCTATTGTCAGGGCTTCAGGGGGCAATTCAAACATCGGAATATCTTCAAATAATCAGCCCACTTCATCGCTTCACCAAATGTCAAGGATTTCTACACAGCCACAAAGTCATGGATCAGTGATGCACCAGAAGTCAGGGCAAGTGCAGAATCAGTCTGCAGCAAGAATCCCAACTCAGCAATTGAGCCATCGGACTAGCAATTCGTCACCAGCGGCTCAGCATCTACCTGTTAAGTCAACAGAAAGTGGCGAGAACGGTTCATACCCTAGTCTGAATAATTCAAAGACAGCTTCTGCGGTGGTAAAAGCCAATAGCCAGGAAACTGGAATGGGTTCATTTATGTATGGTGGCGCCCAAGTTATTGGGGCCGCTGGTCTTTCCCAGGGCGATCAAAATTTTCCTGGCACTCCAGCTCTGCTGCCAGGTTTGCTTCCTTCATCATTCAGTTTCACTTTATTTTTCTTTACTGTTTTGATCATTATTTTCAGTTTTCTTATAACCACTTCAACTGATCCATTACCTATTTACCCTCCTGTAATGTAATGCAGTGATGCAATTTGGGGGTCAGCATCCTGGTGGTCTTGGAGTTCCTACCGTTGGTATGGCCCTCCCTGGCTATGTAGCTCAGCAGCAGATGGGAATGGGAAACAACGAAATGGCATGGTATGTTCATTATGTCTTGCTATTACTAGTGTTTCAGTTGTGTTGACATGTTGCTGTCTTATATTTGATTGTGTCTAGTCCTATGTTGCGGTTGTATATTCATGTTTGTTGAAAGTAACACTTAACTGCATGGGTTCCCTAATAAGACACTAAAATGGAAAAGCGACAGCAGTATTTGCATCAAAATCCTGTGATTATGTCCGTCCAGTTTCCCATTACTTTTCATTTGGCCTAAAAATGTTTATTTCCTTCACCTGGTAGCAATGCTTTCACTTTCATGCACTTAAATAATACAGATGGGGGCGTTTAAACTCAATTTCTTGTTAGTATTAGTTTATATATTGAAGATGTGGGATCGCTGGCCTTAAATCCTTGGAGGTCTTAGGCTTTTCATGGTTGTTTATTGTTTGTAAAGTGGTGTGTTTGTTCACCTAAAATActgctgtgtgtgtgtgtggaatgTGTTTGGGAGGGGTTAGTTTTTTATCTTCCCTTTGTATCTTATTTCTCGCTTAATGAAATGAAACAGCTCTCCAGCATTGTAAAAAGAAAAATCTTACTGAAAATGTTTAGACCTGTCATGTATTCTACATCACTTCTGATATGTTGACAAAGGATTTTTCTTCTCTGATGATATATTGGCTGGGATTGGCGCTCGTATTTCTGCATAATGTTTTTTAACTTACAATGCTTAAAATTGGTACAGGTTGCCATTATTGGCTGGTGCAACTGGTGCTTTTGGAGGATCATATCCACCCTACATAGCCCTTGATCCGAGTTTTTACTCCAGATCTTCAGGACAGACATCATCATCAGTTCCATCCAGGTGAAATATTAAAACCTGACCTGTGTAACCATACAATTTATATAATTGCCAGGTAGCCATGCTATTTCTACCATATTGCGTAATATAAATGGCAGTGTTTAAAAGGCGACTAGGTGTCCAGGTGAGTGCTGGGtccgcctggacgcctaggcgacaaTGCGCCACTGTTTCTGGGTACGCCTGGGCGCCTTCCCCTTCCATAGTATATTAGGTCGCattcccgcccccccccccccccccccccccccccccttgctgCCGCCGCCCCCTTCAAGATCGGGTTGCTTTAGCCGCTCCCTTTCCAGATTGCCACTGCCACACCAGAGGGATGTTTGCACTGGACACCAGCTGGAGTTGCCTGGGATGGGTATATTGCTGCCACTtggcctccctctctctcccctgATTTTGCCACGGTGACGGGGATGCCTAGGACTTGAAACACGTTCTCCTGTATCTGTATTGAATAGTTCCTTCAGCAATGCACATACTTTAGGAGGAAACTGTTTGTAGTGCTTATACATTTTCCTCCTCTTGCTCTATTGCCTGATTGTAGTACCATGCTTTTATTACATTATCCACAAACTTTTCTCTTGACAAAGGATTTTGAGTCTATTATTCTTACAGGGAAACTAGTGCTAATAGAGGGTCTAAATCTCCTCCTCGAAATGGTGAGTTGTACCTGCGTCTTTGTTATGCATTGAAAACAGTTTTAGCTCATGCTACAATTTTAAGCTGCTTCACTAATGTTTGgaaagaagggcaggcctggtgcagtggtgagagctgtctcactgagtcaccaggtcgcgggttcgaagcagcctctccgcagattttgcggggggaaggtttgcctcggtttttcccttccccagaccccactcatgtgggagcctccgacaCTGGGTCTGCCCTGCCCTTTTTTCACTAATGTTTGGAAAACTTGAACTACAGATATTGGGAATGAGGAGCTTGATCAGCGGCAGAACAAGCCTAGGAGGTAAGATCTTTTTCAACATTTTTGACTTGCAAATCACTTGTATTTGTTACACAATCTTATGCATGCTATGCCCTTGTGTTGCAGATACTCAGAGATGAACTTCAGCCAGTGAGGCATCTTGTAAGGTGGATTGCATCTGAATAAGCTGCTTATGGTTAGTTACATGTTTCGTATATTGTGTATCAACTTCTTTTTTCTCTGGGGTTAAACTTATCTGTAGCTTATTTAATATGCAGGCCCTATTTAGGCCCTTTGTGATCTCCAGTTCTGATCCGGAGCACTTTGGGTGGCTTTGGTACCCTTAATTATGTTAGGTAATGTCCTGCTTTAATGCTTTTATACATGTTTGGAGCTTATAAGAAAATGCATGTGTTTCGACAGAGGAATGTATATGATTCCGTTGTTCACTGTGCTTAATTTGAAATACAACATCATTGTGCACACCGTCcagcttgttttttttcttttaaataCCATTCGTTAATTTCTTTCTCAGATATATTTGTACTTTGTTGAAGCATCAATTCAATGACTAGAAGGGATTTAGGAAGAAAACTGCATTGTTGTTTGGTCTTGCTTGGAACATATTGTATAAGCTATCGATAACACTTTTTATCCTGATCGTGGTCGTATTGATCAGTGTGACTGTGTGAGGTTAGGGGATTTGAGCTTGTTAGGGTGGACAAGTGGTTTAGGGAAGCTAAAATGATGGATTTTCCAAATGAAGCTACAATTGTATCTAAATTAGACTTGCACTGCTGTGTTCCGTAAAAATTCGGATACAAATTTTGACTGCCAGTTGAGAGATGATTACATGTTTGACAGTTGGATGTACTTTGTGCATAACTGTTAGCGCTTTACATCTACCAGGTCTTATGCCTGTTCATGCTGGAGTTATCTGATGGGTTACTTCACAGCAGAGCAGGGGTGGCATTCGTTACTTGAATTGTAGTAAGCATTTTGTCCCCATGAAAACTACTACGAAGTTCACTTTCAGTTTTTACAGCAATGCAGACTGATGTCATCATGAAATTTCAGGTATTGTGCTGTCTGGAAATGTCAAATTTGTTGCTGCGTCTGAAGATGTGGACGGTTGTTGAAGAGAGCTTGAAAATAATGGTTTGCGTTGGTTGATAAAGTGAGTTTTCTTTTTAAGTACATCTTGTTAGTGACTCCAGTTGGTGTCAGTCTACTCTGATGTACCTGGTCCGCATATAGTGGCTGCTTAAGACCAAGCGGCTTCATTGCCGCAGCTTGTATCTTTTGGAATCCGTTGAAATGTGGGTGCGGTTTGTGACTATTTTCAGCTTGAATGAGCGTGTCCAACATGGATTTTTCGGTTACCTGCTTGAAAAAGCCGACAAGAGGAATCCGCCCGTCTTTTTTACCCCGGGTGATGGAAATTTCTATTTCATGGTAGAAGCTCCAAAGAACAGTGTTCTATTATGTAATTGGGGAATGAAACGCATGCCATCTTACTGAAGCTAGAAATGAGCAAAGTTTGAATCAAAACATTCGACATCGTATAATTTGTTAGAAGGCTTCGTTGTTTCCTCCTGCCTACGATTGTTAGGAGTTGCCGTGGCAGCATCGATACATTTTAGGAGATGTATCACGAGTTCACGACGGGTACGATATGTACTATTGTGTCAAGTTCTTTGTGACCAGCTTTGCGGCAATCGTTCGTGGCGGTTGTGTAGAGTGGTCACCTCGTGATGCTTACTAGCTCATCTGTCTGTATCGTGCTGGTGTAGCCCATCTGTTTCTATCGAGCTGGTGCCAACTTTCTTGCCGAATATGAACTTGGATTGTTCCATAGGTCACCCAATACCGACCCAGGCGGCAATGGCAGCAAAGTGGTTGGGCAGATAGATCTGCCGCTGAGCTTTCTAATGACTTGTGTTTTCTCCGGTGGTTGAACCCCCGGAGGCCCGGACATGTTAACACGAACGAGTATCTCCTCAAGGCTGCAAACGCATCTAGAACACTGTCACAACACTACAACAACGAACAAGGGTTGCCTGCCATTGGCTGTTTGAATATGTATGCAGGTTGACTCTCTGaatatctatatatctatatatacacGAATGAATCTTGTTGCGATGGCTCTGACCAAACTGTTTGCATTTTCAGGCTTTCAGCCCGGGAAGGAGATCCATCTCATGGCCGCAAGGGGTTTCGAGAGATTTTCACGCTGGTTTCAGCGATCCTCTGCAGGTGGTTTCAAGGACGAAGACGACCGCAGCGAGAGGAATGGCTTGCTGAGGAGCCACTTGGATCAGATCGTGCCGGTCACGGATTTTGCTGGCACATCCAAGGCGTTAGCTGTCCATACGGAACCAAAGGTAACTTTGGAAACTCGAGTCATCTTGTGGTATATCTGGCGTTGTCTATCTCACTCTTATCCCACGTGATAAAGTACACTGCTTCTTCTTGAACTATCCAGACCGTAGCACTGAAGGTGTCCATGCACTGCCGTGGCTGCGCAAGGAAGGTCGAGAAGCAAGTCTCCAAGCTGCAAGGTAGGCGATGAGCATATCACTGTTCAACTGCTCGTGTTCGTCCTCAGTCCTTGTATATGTACATTAACGATGCAAGAATAAGCATTCTGATGAATTCTCTTTGCTACTGGGCTGTGTCATGTGTAGGGGTCGTATCCTTCAGAGTGGAGCTGGAGAGCAAGAGGCTGACCGTTGTCGGAAATGTTAGCCCCACGGAAGTTCTGGAGTGCGTGTGCAAGGTGACGAAGCATGCAGAGATTTTGCAGGCTGCCTAGTGATCTTTCCAGTTCCGATGATACAGACAGCTGTGAATGTGCAATACATATTGCAGTAGTATCGGATTGATGTGGAGGTTAATTTGGTAGCACAAAAATACTGTGATTCTCCTTGCAAGAGAAATAAATCCTACTGTACATCATAGTAACCCGCTATATATTAGCTACCTACCCAACTGAGTAACTGACAATCGTTTTTTGCTGCTTCTTTTCACCGATTTAGCTAAAAAATTTGATAAACTGAGAGGTGACAAAACTGAATTTGAATTGACTGGAAACCGACTAGGATTTTGAGACCTTGCCTTATTCAGATTTGAAGTTTTGAAAACTAGTTGTTCTCGGCAACTGCTGTAATAATATCAAAATAACTTTTTTTTTAATGAAGAAAGCTTTATGAAAAATAAGGTTTCTGCCTTTGCAACAAGTCGAAATACACAACAACTacttccgtttcaaattataagtcgtttgtTTTTCTAGATACACATTTTTTATATAgtatatatctaagtgtatagcgagaacgacttataatttagactGGGAGTATAAAAAAGGGGAAAAATCAGCATGCACATAGCAAGACGCCAAGGCCAGTGCCTCAAAGCTCCATTCCatctaatggccccgttcgcttcgctgaaaaat includes:
- the LOC136456205 gene encoding protein MLN51 homolog; translated protein: MPDPPAPEAQPEQAPAAAAADPAEDAPVEKPPAAPLTPEPDAAAAADEVEDEEYVSDPDDAPLPTMRRREASDDEGSEDGRPRARIGPDQDDDGQGAPEAYDDEVDEEDEEYYDEDEEEMGEGFEEEYEGRAAPPMEDGGGGQVSRGEDGVTGEEGLPEGEAKGEGEEKMQEPFAVPTSGAFYMHDDRFQEENRGRRRRMFGARKLWDAKDDQAWVHDRFEEMNLHDDRYEDQRMSRGRFRGRGGRGKARGGGRGFSRGGKQRNYHEDGNNQNRPPKVVRGRGPRRYEAVARNSREVVGSQRKQAARFQEPAPNAAAARDSGQVSHAQPEAAPPKKNVISSSLNSASPPFYPSGASTQDFSAAAQRRDLQTRGSNKIPPSSMKMDDNSKLQSGSMVRGRTSMDYGGRDRFHADGPVRSSPGRVPTTSLNSGFTSSVNPGQSPIVRASGGNSNIGISSNNQPTSSLHQMSRISTQPQSHGSVMHQKSGQVQNQSAARIPTQQLSHRTSNSSPAAQHLPVKSTESGENGSYPSLNNSKTASAVVKANSQETGMGSFMYGGAQVIGAAGLSQGDQNFPGTPALLPVMQFGGQHPGGLGVPTVGMALPGYVAQQQMGMGNNEMAWLPLLAGATGAFGGSYPPYIALDPSFYSRSSGQTSSSVPSRETSANRGSKSPPRNDIGNEELDQRQNKPRRYSEMNFSQ